ATCTGTCTCGCGGGTATccgctacccgcaaaaaataataaaaaataattaaattttattttttaaattaaatttaattaaaaataaaattaatttttattttattaggttaaatttaattaaaataaaattttaatttatatttaatttactttatattacattatatatatatatatttgtaattttatttaaatttcatttaaaatatgtataaaatatatttttgaaatttttttcggatattcacaattttaaaatactcacaaatattttttaaacgaaTACCCATACGGATAGCAAGTGAGTTGTGAGTCGGATTTTTTTTATAGGTCAGGTTGCGGATAAACACTATTCgtacccgacccgacccatTGTCATCCCTAATTATAACTCTTAAAAcaatcaatttaatattaagTGTAAAACTTAAGATACCGTCCAAATATTATACTAtcattatgaaaatattatactCTACTATCATTATCAATGTATGTAGTATATATTGTCACTATAATTATAGTCAttgttgaaaatttattatctcaaaatgttttttttattaaataaatttagtgaTAAATGATTACCTTTTAATACTAAAAAtcgttaattttttttgttcagTTAAAATGCTTGTCcggttaaaataaaaagttcataaaaaaattcagtaatatattattacatctAAAACTTAACTGTTTAAAACTTAAATCCGAACTTAATTGCATTCAATACCACTTTGCTTTATCAACTATTATttcaattatcaatataaaatttagaattaaataagtttttttatataaaatttcagattttgagTGGTTTTTCTGGATCTTGTTGTccaaaatttgttcttattAATTATGAACAATGAAAACAGTACAgagattaaaataaacataaaatttgaaatctgagaaaagtttaaaacttatttaaactATAGTTTAAAAGAAACCGTTGGCATAATGAAGTAAGTCCACTTGGGTTTGAAAAACCCTCGTTAaagattataatatattaaccCACATAAAGATATATAGCTTGGAAGGAAAACTTTATCTGAACCCAAGTTAATTACATGTCTAGTATAATAACTCTATCGTACTAAATCTTAGAATACTATAAAGGATTCTGataaaagtttttgaaaaaaatttcttttaacgGCAACATAAGGGTCCCCATCAAAAGTTTTTAAGGAACTAGGGACTTAGATAATGTGACATTCATTTTTGTGTGTAATAATTTgaattctctttctttttctctctctcccacCAGAGCAACTTTGAACTGTGACAGCTCCTCTCTGTCCCAAAGTGTTGGTCTTCTTCCAACTTCTCCTTCTGTGACACTCTCCAACCCTTTTCTACTTTTTATAAACTCCAGAGAGAGAGTGTTGTGTGTTAGAAAGCAACTTGTTAGAGAAAACCAGAAACACAAGCTTTGTGCTTCTTTCCTCTCTCTCTTCATTCTGCATTTGGTGCAAGAAACAGACTTCAATCATAATTTATAGCTACAGATATGTCTGGTCACTGGGGTATTCTTGTTTCAGATCCATGGCTTCAGAACCAGTTCACCCAGGTGGAGCTTCGCAGCTTGAAATCCCAAGTAAGTTCATCATGGTTGGTTTTGTTCGCAAGGAGGTTCATCGTGTTTTTTAAGGATGTTTTTTGAGTATTTGATGTTGTTTTCCTTGAAAAACTGGAATTTGATGTTGTCAGTGCAATTGGGGTGGTgggttgtgtttttttttttaatggttggTGCAGTTCGTGAGCATGAGGAGGGAGAGTGGAAGGCTTGCGGTTGGGGACTTGGCTTCCAAGATGTCAAGGTTGAAGGTTGTGGGAGAGAATCTCAGTGAAGAAGAGAGAGCTTCTTATATTCAGGATTTGTATCAGAACACAAGTGAAGAGGTTGATTTTGAATTGTTTCTCAAGGTGAGCTTTATCATCTGATCCTTTCAAGCATCAGCTTTTTAAGGATACTGGATCCTTGTACTTTTTCACATATCACCCTTTTTTTCCTTCCTAGTAGTGATTTATTATCCTGATCTATTCTGATCTTCTCATCTACTCAATTTCAATATGAGAAATGAAATTAGTGTTATCTGGTATTTTTCTTTGCTCTGGTACTAAAAAAGGTAACATGATAACAGCTGAAGTGGTTGATTGAATGAGGCTTTTCTTTGTATTTAATTCAAgaggaaacaaagaaaaaaaagagagaaaaagtaatATTTCCATTTTCCCTATTGTTTGAACCTTTGATCCAAAAGATCTATATAAAGTTTTTCgtacagaaagaaaaagagttgtAAATGTaattagaaatcaaatttaatcaGCATTTCCCAGAAACTTGGagaattattttcaatttgccTTGCATATTTTGAAGTGCAGCCGTATTTTGGAAAAATTTCTGTTGCTTTAGTAAGTAAACATCATACGGGGGATTAAACTTGGAACTGGTTCACCTTTTAAAAAGTGAAACAGTTTCAGTAGTTGTGTCCAAATCAAAGTTAATTTGAGTGATTTTAATAATGGTGCTATAATGATGACAGGTTTACTTAAAACTGCAAAGTTTTGAAAGTTCTAGGACGGGGAGTAATGCAAAAAACTCATCAGCGTTCCTCAAGGCTGCAACAACCACATTGCTTCATACAATAAGTGAATCTGAGAAGGCATCATATGTTGCACATATAAATAACTATCTTGCAGGAGATGAATTTCTCAAGAAATGCCTTCCTATTGATTCTTCAACCAATGACCTATTTGAGATAGCAAAAGATGGTGTTCTTCTTTGGTACTATACTTTATAGTTTATCTTCTTATGTTGCTCAATATAACTCAGTTTTTTCATCCTTTAATAAGAATTACGTTTGTTGCAGTAAGCTGATTAATGTGGCTGTTCCACGGACCATTGATGAAAGGGCAATCAATACAAAAAGATTACTTAATCCATGGGAAAGGAATGAAAACCACACGCTTTGCCTGAACTCTGCTAAAGCAATTGGATGTACAGTAGTCAACATTGGAACTCAAGACCTCATTGAAGGAAGGGTATGTTTGAGTGCTATGTGGTCTCTACATTAAAGCCTTTCTATTTCTCAGCAACTGGATCACTGTGATAATGAAtctcagaattaattattatattagacTTAGGATGTGCCTCTTGCAAGGTAGTGTTGCTAAGTTTCGtcatatttaagatattttatttcactGTCATAATCTAAGAAACTGTAGATCCATGTTATGCCTTTCTGTCCACATCACGAGCTCTAAGGtggattataatttttttattagagttAGATCTTTTAAATGAATTCTCTCAACATTTTTATAGGACTTGTTATCCCATGTTATCAGAATATCTTTCTTTGAATTCAGTTTTTGATAATGTAGAAATTACCTCTCCACCTTTctgcttttttctttttttttttcaatttgtggGTTGGTatcttatttgttttgttttaatttcagcGTCATCTGGTGCTTGGATTAATTTCACAGATTATTAAGGTAAATGGTCATTAATGTGAAGTTCAGAATTGTTTTGTCTAGATTGCTAAAATTTATTACCTTATATGAATagatcttcatttttttttatctaattatgCATTCTTGTTTTGGTATCAATGAAATTGGTAGAGACTGCATGCTgcatattaaattttacaagGAAAAACTTTTGACATTCCTAATGGTGGTAAATTAGATACAACTATTGGCGGATCTGAACCTAAAGAAAACACCACAGCTTGTGGAGTTGGTCAGTGATAATGAGGTAAATACTTGTTTCCGTCATCTTTTCATACTTCTCATCATTGTTGTATTTGTTACCTTCAAATTTCTGAAATAACAGGGTATGGAAGAGTTGATGAGTCTGGCACCAGAAAAGATTTTGTTAAGGTGGATGAATTTCCATTTGAAGAAATCAGGTTACAAGAAGATAGTCACGAACTTCTCCTCTGATGTTAGGGTAATGgagtatatttttaaacataaatgtAGCTATGCTATGTTATATATGATGTTAATATGTGTTTTGTTCAAATGAGCAGCCTCTTGAATAATAATTTGTTGATTAGATTTACTATTGGAAGTTGGAAGTTGGAACTTTTAGTATTAGAATGAGCTGTAGGGGTTTGAAATCTTTTTCATCTTATGTAAAACAGGAGATAAGTAACTTTAATATTGAGGATTAATAAAGTGAATTATCCCATGAGGATTTTTTTTGAGTAAAACATATTTCTTGAAAGATTCATTGTAcactttttctacttttcatgCTGGGAAATACAGGAAATCATTAGTCAGTATTATGAACTATTAGTTATAGCAAAACCTTTTTGAGCAAAGTTCAGGCAAATAGccttttcttaaaatatatggTTCTGACACTGCAGGATGCAGAAGCTTATGCTCACCTTCTAAATGTTCTTGCACCTGAATACACTAATCCATCCACATTGGCTGTCAAAAATCCTTACGAAAGAGCAAAATTAGTTCTTGAACATGCTGATAAGATGGGTTGCAAGCGATACATAACGGCGAGAGATATAGTGGAAGGTTCCCCAAATCTTAACCTTGCTTTTGTTGCACATATTTTCCAACACAGGTGATAATGATCTTTCTATTGAGCACACATTATGAGTTTAAATTGTTCCATTTTTGAGTTGTTGGCTATATATAAGACCTAAGATGGAAATCTATTTTAGGATTTGATTAAGGATTGTTTTATTGAAGTGGTTTCCTTATATATCTGAGGTACTTTTTCATTCTTGACTTTTGTGAGACCCTAACGGTAGACTTCAGAAACAGCTTTCAGCCTTGAGTAAAATTAACAACCTATCTTATTCTCTGTGACTGAGTATGTTCCCAATGAATCCTTCTCTATTGAATCTCACTTTCACCATATTTCTCAGTGTCACACACTTTTGTGTTCTTCTGTTATGATTTAATTAGAGGCTCTTCCTGCAAGAAATTGCCAGATTGGTTATTCTCCAGTGTATGATGATTTGTGCCTGACTAAACAACGGTCATTTGAACATTCAGTTGATACTCTAAATGTTAATGTCTTCATTTTAATTATGTGTCACCCCATTAgccagattttgaaatttacttATTCAAGTTATTAGAATAGGTGTAAATAGATGTGCAATTTTGAACACCTAAATCTTCATTTGGCTGTCCCTTTTATTGGCTTTGAATGTGATTTGATTAACCTATATATGATTCCATTATATCTCCAATAAAAagtttacaaatttatatttggGGTTTAAGAAATATATGTAAGCAAACTTAATTTCCCTCTTACAGGAATGGACTATCAACCCAAGCAAAACAAAGTTCTCTCCTTGAAAACTTGTTAGATGACACCCAAGACTCTAGAGAAGAGAGAGCATTTCGCCTCTGGATCAATAGCCTTGGAAATTCAACATACATCAACAATGTCTTTGAGGATGTTAGAAACGGGTTGAGTATCTTATTTTCACTATATCTCTTACAGATGATGAGGAATATGAACTGGTCTTGTTAATCTTTTCTATGTAATTGAAAACTGTGAGATTGGTTCAATAATTTCACTTTTCAAATTTCTCACCGGATAAGAATGTtataatcattcaaataatgacaatgtatatttaaataattctgACATTTAGGAATTGTGTGACATGATTCTCTTTTGATTTGACAACAGTTTACATTGTTTTCATATGAGATTTACATCTTCTGAATGTGTTGTACTTGCTTACAGGTGGGTACTCTTGGAGACTCTAGACAAAGTGTCACCAGGGATTGTGAATTGGAAGATTGCTAATAAGCCACCTATTAAGTTGCCATTTAAAAAAGTAGAGAATTGCAATCAAGTGGTGAAAATAGGGAAACAGCTTAAATTTTCCCTGGTAAATATTGCTGGGAATGACATTGTGCAgggttataaaaaattaatactagGTATGTTGGCCTTAAAACTATGTTCTGTTGCTTGGTTTGAGTATGCCAACCATCAATTCATTGTTCCTTTGTCCCTTCTATAAAACTTTTTATCTGATATTAGAGGATGCTAACACTATTTAACCAAACATGGTTGATTTTATCTTCAGCATATTTGTGGCAGTTGATGCGATACAACATCCTACAACTTCTAAAAAACTTGAGATTTCACTCTCATGGGAAGGAAATAACTGATGCTGATATTCTCCGATGGGCAAACAGCAGAGTCAGTAGTTCAGAAAGTCAAACCCGAATAGATAGTTTCAAGGTATTttgaacacacacacacatatatatatatatatatatatatatatatatatatatatatatatatatatgattcatTCTAGTACAAATGACTGACTCTCGTGTTCTTTGTAATATTTGATAGTTTTATTGGTTTTCCTCTGGTGCTTGCCAAATAAAGAGATACTGTACTCTTGCATGACAAACAGTTTATTTTGTAGTACCCTTCTGATATACATGTACATTATACTTCTGCTCAAGAAAAGATCCCAACTATATTTTACTGGGATATATCAGTAATCAAAAGCTAGATTGGCTATGCAGTTATGTTTGCTTCTAAAGGTGATTTTTGTTATATGGAACATGAAAAAGTATAGTAATTTTCCTGAGCTAAGTTTATCTCTTTTCTTGATACATCTTTTAGGTGTATTTGGTTAGTGTTGCATGGTGCTTTTGGACAAATAGTTTGTATTATTTATTCAGAGAATAAACTATTACCAAATTAGGTTGGTTgattgttataattattcaaattgcAGGACAAGAGTGTATCAGATGGAATTTTTTTCCTTGAGCTTCTTAGTTCTGTGCAACCTAGAGCTGTAAATTGGGGTCTTGTAACAAAAGGAATAACTGGTATGTTTTCTTTCTACTCTTTAATGTTTTTGGCTTGCATGCATGTTTTCTGAATATCCTTCTGTGATGAATCAGATGTGATGTGGACTACAATAATTATGTTCCAACTAGAGTTTTGGATTCGTTATGGTCATTAATGCCTTTGCTTGAAAACTGTAACATCACTCATTTCATTGGATTTTTCTATTCTAATTACATCATTAAAGCAAACATAGCTTTTCATTTTTCATGTAATCCTGTCCTACTTTGGTTGTAGTGTGTAAGAAAATCATGTCTTGGGCCATTTATAATCCATTTTTCATTAACATCTGACAACAGGCAGATTCAATAATCCATTTTTATTGCAATTGCATTGATTAtgtctttatatattttatatgatttaaattcCAACTATCATGAAATTCTCTCAAGCTGAAGTTATCTCACTCCTTCTACATGAAGTGAACTACAAAAATTATGTTCTTCACTTGCATAATGGTGTTGCATGAAATGGACATAAATTTGGAACCAGGAGAAGATTTGTGCTGATCTGGTTTATAAATCGTGCAGATCAGGAGAAAATGATGAATGCCACCTACATTATCAGTATTGCAAGAAAGCTTGGTTGTTCAATATTCTTGCTTCCTGAAGACATCACTGAGGTAAACATTCATGTTGAGGTTTTTGTCATTGACTTCAAAACATTTAGCAAACATTCATGTTGAGATTTTTGTCATTGACTTCAAAACATTTAGCAAACATTCACTTTCTACTCAATTACTGAAACATCAGTTTTACTGCTTGTT
This sequence is a window from Vigna angularis cultivar LongXiaoDou No.4 chromosome 2, ASM1680809v1, whole genome shotgun sequence. Protein-coding genes within it:
- the LOC108327005 gene encoding fimbrin-2, with translation MSGHWGILVSDPWLQNQFTQVELRSLKSQFVSMRRESGRLAVGDLASKMSRLKVVGENLSEEERASYIQDLYQNTSEEVDFELFLKVYLKLQSFESSRTGSNAKNSSAFLKAATTTLLHTISESEKASYVAHINNYLAGDEFLKKCLPIDSSTNDLFEIAKDGVLLCKLINVAVPRTIDERAINTKRLLNPWERNENHTLCLNSAKAIGCTVVNIGTQDLIEGRRHLVLGLISQIIKIQLLADLNLKKTPQLVELVSDNEGMEELMSLAPEKILLRWMNFHLKKSGYKKIVTNFSSDVRDAEAYAHLLNVLAPEYTNPSTLAVKNPYERAKLVLEHADKMGCKRYITARDIVEGSPNLNLAFVAHIFQHRNGLSTQAKQSSLLENLLDDTQDSREERAFRLWINSLGNSTYINNVFEDVRNGWVLLETLDKVSPGIVNWKIANKPPIKLPFKKVENCNQVVKIGKQLKFSLVNIAGNDIVQGYKKLILAYLWQLMRYNILQLLKNLRFHSHGKEITDADILRWANSRVSSSESQTRIDSFKDKSVSDGIFFLELLSSVQPRAVNWGLVTKGITDQEKMMNATYIISIARKLGCSIFLLPEDITEVNQKMILTLTASIMYWFLKHPLEERTVASSDSESGSQLETTSNSTLDDSASDSSSAEENGSMCKYDL